In the Limanda limanda chromosome 15, fLimLim1.1, whole genome shotgun sequence genome, ttttttcttatgatATGAAACTGAAAAGAACAGCAGCACTGATGCCTTGCCAAGGGGGATTAGACTTGTATGACAGCTATATAGGATATCTACAGTACGCCTGAGCATGTTATGGAATTGAGATGCAGCTCTGTGGACGTATGGTAAAACATAGGGCATCAGAAAGCTGATTGAATCGCAACACTTGCCCTGGCTGCTACACAACATAACAAGTCACTGGAGACAgcgcacagaaacacactgggCTGCAGCGCTGTCATAAACGCCATCCTcttcacacacaggaaaaataaaagtgGGAGACGAGTGATGGAGAGAATTAAAAGGATGGGGAAACAAAGGAGGTCTTGTGTCTCCCTTACCTTCGTCTCGTTTCCTCTTCTCGCCGTTGGAGCGGGGGATACCCAGAATGCCGTTGATGGAGTAGGATCCTACGGGATCGTTGGAGGCGCTGGACACATGTGGGGGGGAGGCTGTGCTGGGCACTGATGAAGAGAGCTGAGTTAGagttgtgtgtacagtgtgtgtgtacagtgtatgtgtgtacagtgtgtatgtCTGCATGTGTCAGTGGATCATTTGTGTATTCACACAGGTGCATGTTGCTGAAAATGGGTAAATACATGCAGCTCttcatgttttgctgttttcctCCTGTTGTAAATCTGTGTGTGGCCTGGTTCTTGCTCACCTATGGTGTGGCCGGGCGTGGAGAGCGGCGTAACGGATCCGTCGGGGGACGGGTGGAATTGCTGCTGGACTTTGGTGCGGATAATCCTGGTGAGGCGAACAAACAGACACGGATCAATCAATTCTGCTGCCAGAGCACAGATATTTCACACCAGCTCCCTTTGCATCCGCCCCGGGACACTTAACCACGGCACATCGCATCCACTTTACGCCCGAGCATGTACTAGTGCTCCGTGGTTTGGGACGCTTGTATCCTCGCACTCGGGCCCAGTCACAACTAGCCAATCTTGGGGGGGGCCTTAGGGGCAATCTCTCAGCTCCTGTGTGCAGCTGAATAGTGGCTGCCCCCTGAGATGGTGGATTCAATCTAGTTGGATTCTGAGGTTAGAAATATGATAAAGTCCCCACACCAGTAAGATGTGATGTGGCGGGAAAGTCTTCATTGCACTTTGGTCTGAATGATCTTGCAAACAAAGCATGAAATCACATCAATTCACCTCAATGATCAGCTTCACTGGCTCTACCTGGCCGAGTCTAATAATCTCCCTCTCCCGCTCCCCTCTCCCTCGTTtctcctcattctctctctctccctctccatccctcaaCCCTGATCTTTCACTCCTCTCGCTCCCACCCTCATCCTCTTTTCTCATTTCTGCTCTATAGTGTCCAGTGTGCTCTCTGTTTTACTGTACTTTACagcgtctgtctctctcaccctgctcttctctttatctcttttttctttctctcttcatcctccgtTAAATCCATCTCTGTATTTCTCTGTCCCCTTCGCTGGCGTCTGTTGCAGACGGACGACCACAGCTTATTGACTGGGAACTCGGGGATAGAAAAGTTGACGAGGCAGAGAGGAACAACGGATGCAAATGTAGATCTATAAATTACATGTTACAGGAAAGCAATGACGCCTTATTAGCCCAACACAAGACCACCGCCACATCAAGCATATTTTCCTCTGGGGTTCTCTTTGGTTATAAAACGTTACACAATCATATCACAACTTTAGAGATGATAGAAATTAGAGACTATATAGAGAAAATAGTAAATAGTAATTTTGCTGAAAACAGGAGGGTACAATGGGATTTACACAACCTCAGCTCTACTTCTGATCACATTACATCAAACCAGGAATGTGAGAGGACTCAATAACGTGTGAGAGTTGTGTACTGACAGGAATCACCCTCTCGCTGGAGAGGTGTGACAAAAACAGACTTTAACAGACTGCAAATGAAGCGATTGACGTTCCCATGCAGCACCCAGCAACGAGCCATCAACTCTGCTTCAGGCAGCGATGGGGTTAAACTTCCTcggggcaaaaaaaaaaaaaaaaatgtacatcaAGACTCTTTTCATTCCCCTCAGTATCTCACGCGTCCTCTACACTCTCTCCTTCAGGCGGGGTAACAAAGGCAAGCAGCCtcctccagaaaacacacatcaatattttatttgaatttctAACATCTCACCACAACAGTTATCTGACCTCATGACTCGAGGGAGCCTCATAAATTCAAGGACTTTGTTTCGAGTCTGTGTTGTTGATATTGAATAAGCAGTTTGGATGGGTGAATTAACGACTTTGGCGCTCGGCCGATGTGGAGGGAGAAAAAATTCCCcaaagaaatattaaaatgtggATCAATATGATTGAAAGCCACTTAGGACCCAATGGGTACGCCTGTGTCCACTGGGCATGGTGCAGCGGCTGGAAACTCCTCTCTGCGGCaacaaaacaaagtgcaacCCAGTATCTGTGTAATCTTTAATAATTCATGCAgggaaaatgtgtttaaagCCAGGACATCCTCTTTAGTGTACAGAGCAGAGGTCAGCCCCTTAACCACAGAGACCACCAGGGGTCCcagcctctgtctccctctccgcCTGCCTCTTTTtactcctcttctctctctaatACACGAAAGTATCACTGGAGATAACACAAACTCTCAAGAACACTGCTCATTTTactgcaataaaataaacatcaattAACTCTTCTTCACGTCTAACAGGCTTTGCGGAAATGAAAGAGTGAAACCTGGTGAGTGTCAGGTTGTGATTTGTGAGGTCAAGCTTTACGAAGATGAAATGCACATTTGTGCATCGCCACAAGCTTTCATGTTAATTATTAACGCACAGGCTAAATTAGTTTTAAAGGACACAATTTCTCCTGCACACGGCTCAAATATGTTCTCTTACAGTAAAACCATTTCACCGCCACAGTACCTGTTTGAATGCATTGCCCTTGGGTTTCTGAACAACAGGTTAGAACAAAGAGTGGCACCAGAAGAACCTGTTGAAACCACAGTTTCCACGGTGGCCCaattttccctttctctctttttctctttctcttttttttatataaagatTCATCCATCTCCTCCATTTAAAGCTGGATGTGTTATGAGACTCTCTTCAGCTCATTAAAATGTAATGCCGATGACCAGCTCTCTGGAACAGTGCCTCCTAACCAAAGTTCATCACTCGCAGGCACTGGGGGGACTTTTTTCACTTTGCACACTGCAGCAGGCAGTGctggggctttttttttttcaccggGCGTCCTCTGTCTAAAGACACTTTGTCCACTGCTGTCCCAGCTCCATCTGGGGAAGGTGTAGGGTGTCTGTTAACAGAAACTCTTTTATACTCCAACTATCCATTTGGGGACtacatatttctatttctatggAGTTTTTAACCTTTATTCTAcacttaaataataataataataataataataataataataatattattaataataataataataataataataataataataataataatagtaatagtaataattataataataatatactatATAAGCTAAATAATGATTATATTAATGTACACTAATGGGTTGCAATCTCCTGCAGGTTCTTGAGtctatttttatttgtcacGAAAGGTAATGTACATTAACAGTAATCATattgataatattaataataataataactgtgtatgtttttaataattaagAGTGAAAttgtgctgtgttgtggctccacattCACCTCAGTGTTGGGGAAACAGAGCAATAAAGAGGCTGCCTGCTGCCGCCTCTGTCGCAGTGTGGTCCGCGTCTATTGAACGACTTTGTTGGGTATTTCCCTGCGCCTCTGGATCTGGTTACGCGGTATTGATCGGTTTGTATCGAGACAGATGTGATTCTCCGTGGCCCCGTGCAGCCTCCGCCTCGgctcccccacctcctccgtGTGCAGGCAGTGTCGTGGAGGGCCGCAAAGGGGATTGAATTGCACTTGTGAGACCACCCCGGTTATATAGGCTATATGGGGCTCGGCTGGAAATGACTAGAGTTCAGAGCTCGTCTGTGGAGATAAAATGGCTATTCCGTTTATTTCGAAGCTGATTTATCCCATTTAGGCGTGGCGCATGACACGACTCCCCCCACTCGCATTTCCCTTTTGAATTTTTTTGACACTCAAACATGGTCTGTTACACATTTAGGAAAAATCAAATAAGGAAAGTGTGTTTTAAGGAGATTTTACGCATTTTGGCACAATTTGGCACAGCTTTTAAACatgataaaaaccaaacgaaaCCAGCTTTTTCCACCTACCTGTTGATGGAGGAGACGCTGGGGACCGTGTCGTTGTCGCAGACGCCCTCAGCCAGTAGCCGGTCTCTGATCTCCCAGGCGAACATGGTCGGGTTCTGGCGCTTGTAATCTGCTATTTTATCCACCACCTTCGGAGTTGCGACCTTTGGTTTGGAGCCACCGATGACTCCGGGTTTAATACTGCCGGTTTCATAGTACCTGCATGGGGGTGCAGAGTGAGTGTTCCTGAATGGATCCATCCTAGATCCAACAATCAGTGAGTCAGCTGTCTGAATGATGAGAGGCCGACCTTCTGCACTTATGTAGgtcagaaaataataattaccTACAACAAATATGTCTGCGCGTAATCTACATTTTGTGTTGAAGTGTGCAGTTGTATGGGCctattttgtgtgtgtcagctggaaGGTGAACAGAGCGGATTTCCAACGAAAAAGCAgtgtaataaaaaacaaaaaaacacacaatataagCAGTGGCACGGACAGGACCAAAGGACAGTTTTATAGTTTTCCAGTCTCCATGAGCTTATACAGTAGCATgcacgtatatatatatacatgccACCATGACCTATTGGTAAATGTTGGTGACAaaacattcagtgtgtgtgaaatgaaaatACCTCTGAAATGCCTTCTGATagctgaaaaaaatataatttcaaaataTTATCTCACAGCATCTGTGCTCTGAAGTAAAATGATGTAAAACTAATTTATCATTTTACactcatggaaaaaaatatagTTCAACTTAAAGTCTGTGTttatggttgttgtttttttctccaatgGAATATGATGCTCAGATGTGAGTTTAACGTGGTTGTGAGTCATATTAAACTCAGGCCTTTATTTGAAacacaatattttctttatcaCCTATAATTTTCACACAGCCTCCAattctaattatttttttttctctctttacgTTTAACTTTACTCCTAAAATGTATCTTTGGAATATggtgattttatattttttgtgaggctgagagtgatggagagaaaatcTCGTACGCAGAAGTGCTGTGTTcaagcaaaaaagaaaatagagaaagaaagTCGAAAAAAAAATGACCTGCCTACATAACCGATGACTGAGGCTGAAATAGAGCTGGGTGCGCATATATACACGAGCTATAGAAGATTGATGTTTGACACACATAGGGCTCTGTCGCACTGGTGCTGGATCCCCCCTTTTACCTGCCGAGGATTTTGCTGACACAGCCGTGACTGACCCGTAGCTGTCTGGAGATGTCGCACGGCCTGACGCCCTGGTGGGCCAGCTCCACGATCCGCTGCCGCACCACGTCCGGGAGGGGTCTGCCGTTCACGAACACCCCGCCGAGCTGGTTCACACCGCCATGCCCTGCGTGGGACACAACAGCGGCACAGGGGGGGCATAACATTACATACCTGCAGAGGACGCAGCGTCTCTGCACCGAGTGGAGTGATTTTTATATTACTTTACGGTgagaatgtgttttttcaatTACAGTAAATCACATTGCTgttttacacagacacacacatacacacacacacaaacgcacaaacacacacacacagtatgattTACGTGTTTATATGTATTGCCTTCATGCGTAAAAGCGCACGCTTGCACATTTACTATTTGGTCAAAAACCTTATGTTGTAAAATTTCTGGAAAATATCTCCTACTAGGATTATTACAATTGCGATttcataattataattataatattaataatacgTTAAAGCATGATAGAAATGAAGGCAGCCAATGATTAAAAACTCTAAAATTATCGTATTCTGATTATTTTGCTTTCAAATACACATATTAAAAACagactaaaataaaagaataatttttaaatataccagaattaataaattattattaataataaaacccACTTCATTGTCTCTTTTGTAATAAACAACAttacctcctctcctctgcctgtACACACTGACTTGGATAGGCAATATTTTCCAGGAGCATCTCTTCCCCTGCAGCCTAACACATGTCGCCAGGTATTATGTTTCAACCTGTTTAATTTTCCTCGCACAATTgctgtaaataattaaaatgagcTTTTATAACTCATATTACAAACGCGGATGGTGCGAATGAGGAGGAATAAATAATTTACGCACGGTGCCGGGTCTTCTTTACGCATATCATATGGAGGGGGAAGAAACACACGAGGAAAGGTGCAGATACTACTGCTTCTGTTTTTacttcaggttttatttttacgCACCTGAATGCGAAGAGTTGGTTAATAAAGTGACACGTTCTCATTCATTAACACACAACGTGCTCTGCTCTCTCTAACGTATGTGTCACTTCACAGGTAATAAAAGCTTTGTATTTTAATTCAGGCAGTTTCTATTTCTCACTTAAGAGTAATTGGTATTAAACATCCTAAATGTTCTTATTTacatgaatattttacactAGAAACttaagaaaatataaaactcCGAACAAAACTTTTGAGTGAGACAAGCcagaattattattttcaaacaaattaCTAACTATTATGATTGTTATTTTCTAAGTTGAATTTATAACTTTAAGATATGGGTCGACTGAAACTGATTTAAAAGTAGTTTTCTTGTAAACTTTGTTGCCAATTTTCTCCTTTGTTTTCATTGAGAAATATTAGGGTTGGATAACTGGaagtaaaattaaaaacacattgaatctCTCGTATTAAAAATCTCTGTGTTCATCTTCAGTACTGGAATAATATGCTGGCAAACATCGAGCCTATGAAtggacttaaaataaaaaatatctatAAAGCCCATTTTAACATTTCTACCTGCGTATTTCTTTTACATCATTGTCATTGCAGACGCCTTGAAACTCATTTGCACCATAAGTGGAGCCACAGCAGAGACGTCGGTGTGTGTGAACTAACTCAGAATACTCACGGTGCATGGCCGAGAAGGGGTCTGCTTTGCAGTGAATATCCATGGGATAGCAAAGGAAAGAAAGGTAATCGACTGAGGTCGCCGTTTCGCCTTAGTGGTGCAGCTTTgtaggggtaaaaaaaaaaatgagcacTTCTATATTTTGGGTGTAAAGCAGTCCGTGTAGGGGACGAGTCCGCAGCGGCGAGTAACTTCTTCTTGTAACTTCTCGACTCTAAAGTTTGTCCTCCGGTGAAAgtgtgagggggggtggaggggtggggggggggcagtgcgCGGAGAGAGGAGCTGTCAGGTGCGGGGCATGAGGGCGCACCGGCTCTCACTGTCTGTGTTTACAGGACATCATGAGCCAGGcggagagcagaggagctggagggtcCACGGGTCCGCTGTGGAAAAATGTTGAGGccgagaaaaagaaagaaaaaagaatccCTCTCTCGTCTCGCATGTGACGGCGCGGATGGAGGAGCGGCGGGCTCTGTGGGTTGAATCAGATGGGGGCGGAGATGACAacaacacggacacacacggaaCGGAGCGGTGCGTCCCCCTCTCCTCCAGAATGGGCTGTGCCTGAGCAAAGCTTTGGGCTGAGAATGAAACCCCGCtcgctgtgtgtctgtttctaaAAGCTGCAGTCCCACAGatcacccccctccctcctcctcccctcctccctccctccacctcctcctctataCCTCCATCCCACAGATCCCCGCGCATAGAGATGGATGACTTGTCAGACAAAGGCAATAGATTCCAACACTTTGTGATTCGCCCACGtaaaaaaacctgcagctcaAATGAGGAGGTCCCTGCATCCGACAGCCAGGAAGGGGAGGGAGACGAAATGGGAAATGATGAGACTTTGGGGGTGAAGAATCAAGGAAATTAAAGGCAGGGGGGAAGAATAGAGGTAAAGCGCTGTCAGGCTGCTGCATGTTGTTTAAAGCGTCGCCACAAACTCAGATGTTTCCAGGACTTAGAGAAACACACGAGGAGAGAGGGACACTCGGGAGGATTACTTTATTGTTGCcactatattttttaaagtgacATGAGTTACAGGTTTAATTTCTCCACATTCTATTGTAAACTTAAGTgtaacaaaaatatttaaactattATTTATGTTGTTGCAAACTTGTAGAAGCGACTCAGTAACCTACTTCGTGAGCCTCCTGCTTCAAACTGCACAATCTCCAAGATATTATTTGCAAAtatgaaacagaagaaaacagaatTCGGTTTAATTCgaatcaatttattttttaaagtctgttgacatttaaaaagaatattTTTGCATCTTCCTGTTGTTAAATAAcgaaggaaaaaaagacaaaacaatcgACAGAGTCTTGTCACCTTTTCAATTCACCAtggttttgattttatttattattatcacacaAGACAAaactctgtctcttctccatGTCAGTAGGGATGGAGGTGTGCAAGGTGAGCCTGCAGAGAGAGTCAGTCAGTATtggccatcatcatcatcatcatcatcatcaagatCATCATCACCAataccatcatcatcatcatcatcctagTCGCCGCCTGTGTGCAGCATCGCTCTGTAGATGGCGCTCACACAGTAGGTTCGGCAGCAGCCCGCTGTGCTCCTGCtggctggagggagggagggaggcagggaggcagggagggagggaggcaggtaGGGTGATGCTGCTGAGGTTGGCCGGGTCAAAGGTCGCTGGTAAGCCTACTGTAGCTGAATTATGCACTCTTAATCTCTTCCGGTGAGGGCTCAGTCcgaaagaaaacacagagcgagagggagagtgaaAAACACTCAGTCAAAGGAGATTTTCAAAAAGTGCTCACTATAATTGGCTGCATGAGGTCACCATCAACTTCTGCAAGTGCCATTCACCAGAgcactgtaaaaaaatatttaacaaatcaTGTGTAAATGTACAGATTATAAAATGCATTGTGTTGATGTACAGTGATTATTGAAAATAATGTATACATCTCCTGCAGGTTGTTAAGATACTTACTTTTCATGGAAAGTACTGTACaacaacagtaataataataataaaaaataataatcatattaatgataataagaGCAGTTATTTAGAGGCTCGCTGGACTCCTCCATGACGCAGGGCTCCGTGTTGCGTCCAGCTGCCCTCTGGACAACTTTGAGGAcgattcctcttttttttttgtttctgccttttttggGGAGGGAGCTTCTGGTACAATATGTAGCACCATGGGCTGTAATTTCACACGTCACTGCACTTTTGCCCTAAAGCTGCTGCTATTTCCCCCTCAACA is a window encoding:
- the pax2a gene encoding paired box protein Pax-2a isoform X1 is translated as MDIHCKADPFSAMHPGHGGVNQLGGVFVNGRPLPDVVRQRIVELAHQGVRPCDISRQLRVSHGCVSKILGRYYETGSIKPGVIGGSKPKVATPKVVDKIADYKRQNPTMFAWEIRDRLLAEGVCDNDTVPSVSSINRIIRTKVQQQFHPSPDGSVTPLSTPGHTIVPSTASPPHVSSASNDPVGSYSINGILGIPRSNGEKRKRDEDGSDGSGPGSDSQGSVESLRKHLRADAFTQQQLEALDRVFERPSYPDVFPTSEHIKPEQANEYSLPSLNAGLEDVKPSLSSSASSDLASSVSQSYSVVTGRDMAGSTLPGYPPHVPPTGQGSYPTSTLAGMVPGGDFSGNPYSHPQYTTYNEAWRFSNPALLMPHLVAPDLPLLPVPTTATSYHGERLKLQGHGFGLHIVPV
- the pax2a gene encoding paired box protein Pax-2a isoform X2 — protein: MDIHCKADPFSAMHPGHGGVNQLGGVFVNGRPLPDVVRQRIVELAHQGVRPCDISRQLRVSHGCVSKILGRYYETGSIKPGVIGGSKPKVATPKVVDKIADYKRQNPTMFAWEIRDRLLAEGVCDNDTVPSVSSINRIIRTKVQQQFHPSPDGSVTPLSTPGHTIVPSTASPPHVSSASNDPVGSYSINGILGIPRSNGEKRKRDEDGSDGSGPGSDSQGSVESLRKHLRADAFTQQQLEALDRVFERPSYPDVFPTSEHIKPEQANEYSLPSLNAGLEDVKPSLSSSASSDLASSVSQSYSVVTGRDMAGSTLPGYPPHVPPTGQGSYPTSTLAGMVPGGDFSGNPYSHPQYTTYNEAWRFSNPALLSSPYYYSAASRGSGPPTAASAYDRH